One Ricinus communis isolate WT05 ecotype wild-type chromosome 1, ASM1957865v1, whole genome shotgun sequence DNA window includes the following coding sequences:
- the LOC8270632 gene encoding probable protein S-acyltransferase 14 → MHRSGAAMAWNVFKFCTALRGLGSIMILLVLGVVGVTYYAVVLTNYGPALQDGGFDSCTALAVLIPFHCLLVMLLWSYFSVVLTDPGGVPPNWRPAIDEERGEADPLNGSDFSGVLTDSSNQRIRYCRKCNQQKPPRCHHCSVCGRCVLKMDHHCVWVVNCVGALNYKYFLLFLFYTFLETSLVTLSLLPHFIAFFSDGEIPGTPGTLATTFLAFVLNLAFALSVLGFLIMHISLVSANTTTIEAYEKKTTPKWRYDLGRRKNFEQVFGADKRYWFIPAYSEEDLRRMPALQGLEYPSKPELDSQEF, encoded by the exons atgcATAGATCTGGAGCTGCTATGGCTTGGAATGTATTCAAATTCTGTACGGCCCTTCGCGGCCTTGGCTCGATCATGATCTTGTTGGTTCTTGGCGTTGTCGGTGTCACCTATTACGCTGTCGTTTTGACCAATTACGGCCCTGCTTTGCAAGATggtggctttgattcttgcaCTGCTCTTGCTGTTTTGATCCCATTTCATTGTTTG ttgGTGATGCTATTATGGAGTTACTTTTCTGTTGTTCTAACTGATCCGGGTGGTGTGCCTCCTAATTGGAGGCCTGCTATTGACGAGGAAAGAGGTGAGGCTGACCCGTTGAATGGCTCAGATTTTAGTGGTGTGCTGACCGACTCATCCAATCAAAGAATTCGTTATTGCCGGAAATGCAACCAGCAGAAACCACCTCGATGCCACCATTGTTCTGTTT GTGGGAGGTGTGTGCTAAAGATGGACCATCATTGTGTGTGGGTTGTAAATTGTGTTGGGGcattgaattataaatatttccttctatttttG TTCTACACATTTCTTGAGACAAGTCTTGTGACCTTGTCGCTGCTGCCACACTTTATAGCATTCTTTAGTGATGGAGAGATTCCTGGAACACCTGGGACTCTTGCGACCACATTTCTTGCCTTCG TTTTGAATCTGGCGTTTGCATTAAGTGTTCTTGGATTTCTGATCATGCACATATCATTGGTTTCTGCTAATACCACAACTATTGAG GCGTATGAGAAGAAAACCACACCAAAGTGGCGCTATGACCTTGGTCGAAGGAAGAATTTTGAACAG GTATTTGGGGCAGATAAACGATATTGGTTTATTCCGGCCTATTCAGAGGAAGATTTGCGACGAATGCCTGCACTTCAGGGTCTTGAATATCCATCAAAGCCTGAGTTAGACTCACAAGAGTTCTAG